Proteins encoded by one window of Chryseobacterium sp. POL2:
- a CDS encoding DMT family transporter has product MPNDKLKWILLIVLSIIWGSSFILIKKSLIYFTPYQVGGLRVFISALVLLPIAIKEVKKFPKERLKWLIIAALCGNFIPMFLFPIAETEVSSSIAGIINSMMPIFVIIVGSLAWHTPTSKTQMYGVVISFLGACILAFGNSGLGELKLIPILLLLLATLLYAISTTTVKAKLHDIPAKILSSFVFGFVLLIPSLLALVFSGFFSTFSVETFKWEGLAYVATLSIFGTGLAMMLNYKLLHISTPLFASTVTLVMPIVAVIWGFLDGEILTPIQYFGGIMILAGLIFLRTKTTKKITS; this is encoded by the coding sequence ATGCCGAATGACAAATTAAAATGGATTCTTTTAATCGTACTTTCAATTATATGGGGTTCTTCATTTATTTTAATTAAAAAATCGCTTATCTACTTCACACCTTATCAAGTTGGTGGATTACGTGTTTTCATCTCTGCTTTGGTCTTGTTACCAATCGCGATAAAAGAAGTAAAGAAATTCCCAAAAGAACGGCTAAAATGGTTGATTATCGCAGCTTTGTGTGGTAACTTCATACCTATGTTTCTTTTTCCAATCGCGGAAACCGAAGTCAGCAGTAGCATTGCGGGAATCATCAACTCTATGATGCCGATTTTTGTAATTATTGTGGGAAGTCTGGCTTGGCATACGCCAACGAGTAAAACACAAATGTATGGCGTTGTTATTAGTTTTTTAGGCGCTTGTATTTTAGCATTCGGAAATTCTGGTTTGGGCGAATTAAAATTAATTCCGATTTTGTTATTGCTTCTCGCGACTTTACTTTACGCCATTAGCACTACAACTGTAAAAGCGAAACTTCATGACATTCCTGCGAAAATTTTATCATCTTTCGTTTTTGGATTTGTATTGTTGATTCCATCCTTATTAGCTTTGGTATTTTCTGGTTTCTTTTCTACTTTTTCCGTAGAAACTTTCAAATGGGAAGGTTTGGCTTATGTTGCGACTCTCTCAATATTCGGAACGGGATTAGCCATGATGTTAAACTACAAATTACTACACATTTCAACACCTTTATTTGCATCAACAGTTACTTTGGTTATGCCGATTGTTGCCGTTATCTGGGGATTTCTTGATGGCGAAATTTTGACGCCAATTCAGTATTTTGGAGGGATAATGATCTTGGCAGGATTAATATTTTTAAGAACCAAAACAACAAAAAAAATCACTTCGTAA
- the aat gene encoding leucyl/phenylalanyl-tRNA--protein transferase: MIKLDADDISFPDPMLYNPDHGVIAIGGDLRPERLYFAYQLGIFPWYNEDSDILWWCPDPRFVLFPKEIKVSKSMSKILNRNEFNFTQNHNFEQVIRACQTTYRPDQDGTWLNENLIQSFISLHKAGIAHSYEVWQGGELVGGFYGIKINRVFCGESMFSKVSNASKAGFINFCKTHEEKFDLIDCQVHTEHLESLGAKMISKKEYLTYLYRSTHAE, encoded by the coding sequence ATGATTAAACTAGACGCCGACGATATTTCGTTTCCTGATCCGATGTTGTATAATCCTGACCATGGCGTTATTGCTATTGGCGGAGATCTACGTCCAGAACGTTTGTATTTTGCCTATCAATTAGGGATTTTTCCTTGGTACAACGAAGATTCAGACATATTATGGTGGTGTCCTGATCCACGCTTTGTTTTGTTTCCAAAAGAGATTAAAGTTTCCAAATCGATGTCTAAAATTTTAAACAGAAACGAATTTAATTTTACACAAAATCACAATTTCGAACAGGTTATACGGGCTTGTCAAACGACTTATCGCCCAGACCAGGACGGAACGTGGCTAAATGAAAATCTTATTCAGTCCTTTATTAGCCTTCACAAAGCAGGTATTGCGCACAGCTATGAAGTTTGGCAAGGAGGGGAACTCGTTGGTGGATTTTACGGCATTAAAATAAATCGTGTGTTTTGTGGTGAAAGTATGTTTTCTAAAGTCAGTAATGCTTCCAAAGCGGGATTTATTAATTTTTGTAAAACCCATGAAGAGAAGTTTGACCTTATCGATTGTCAAGTTCATACGGAACATCTCGAAAGTCTTGGTGCCAAAATGATTTCTAAAAAGGAATATTTAACCTACTTATACCGATCGACACATGCCGAATGA